A genome region from Arthrobacter sp. SLBN-100 includes the following:
- a CDS encoding winged helix-turn-helix domain-containing protein, whose product MTVKGSSDSGEEAPRPGGPARPAWTFLTNHGHVLLSVARDPDILVTDIAERVGITTRAALQILKDLETAGYLQRAKVGRRTRYTIQPHQHFRHPTTAAQEVDGLIRLFSGRPAPGDGQGRSADR is encoded by the coding sequence ATGACGGTCAAGGGTTCCAGCGACAGCGGGGAGGAAGCTCCACGTCCAGGCGGGCCCGCCCGGCCCGCCTGGACCTTCCTTACGAACCATGGCCACGTCCTGCTCTCCGTGGCCCGGGACCCCGACATTCTGGTGACGGACATCGCCGAGAGGGTGGGCATCACCACACGGGCGGCACTGCAGATCCTCAAGGACCTCGAAACTGCCGGCTACCTGCAACGGGCCAAGGTGGGACGCAGGACGCGCTACACCATCCAGCCGCACCAGCACTTCCGGCATCCCACGACAGCGGCACAGGAAGTGGACGGGTTGATCCGCTTGTTCTCCGGAAGGCCGGCTCCCGGTGATGGCCAAGGGCGGTCAGCTGACCGGTAG